The following are encoded together in the Tamandua tetradactyla isolate mTamTet1 chromosome 14, mTamTet1.pri, whole genome shotgun sequence genome:
- the LOC143654998 gene encoding olfactory receptor 4K3-like, with protein sequence MEEGNNSGVTKFELHSLPGPQELQLFYFAFFTLFYLSIVLGNLLIVVTIISDPVLHTPMYFLLSNLSLIDLCLSTFSTPKMIVDFLMEHKTISFEGCMTQIFFQHVFGGGEMMLLVAMAYDRYVAICRPLHYVAIMSVQKCTGLVVGSWVIGVLHSGSQLFFIVNLPFCGPNKVDSFFCDLPLVVKLACTDTYVLQILLLSYSIVMAVCSFVLLMISYSVILVTVRRRSSAGMAKARGTLTAHVTVVILFFGPSIFIYSWPSDNFPVDKVLSIFYTVFTPLLNPLIYALRNKEVISAMQKLKSRLVSS encoded by the coding sequence ATGGAAGAAGGAAATAACTCAGGAGTGACTAAATTTGAATTGCATAGTCTGCCAGGTCCTCAAGAGCTTCAgcttttctattttgcttttttcacaCTTTTCTATTTATCCATTGTTCTGGGGAACCTCCTCATTGTGGTCACAATCATCTCTGACCCTGTGctgcacacacccatgtactttctCCTCAGTAACCTCTCCCTCATTGACTTGTGTCTGTCCACTTTTTCCACCCCCAAAATGATTGTTGACTTCCTCATGGAGCACAAGACCATCTCTTTTGAGGGCTGCATGACCCAGATATTCTTTCAGCATGTCTTCGGTGGTGGAGAAATGATGCTGCTGGTGGCCATGGCATATGATAGATATGTAGCCATATGTCGACCCCTGCACTATGTGGCCATCATGAGTGTACAGAAGTGCACAGGCCTCGTGGTGGGCTCCTGGGTCATTGGGGTTTTGCACTCAGGAAGTCAGCTGTTTTTCATAGTGAACCTCCCATTCTGTGGCCCCAACAAAGTGGACAGCTTTTTCTGTGACCTTCCCCTAGTTGTCAAACTTGCCTGCACTGACACATATGTCCtccagattttgttgctttcctACAGTATTGTAATGGCCGTGTGTTCCTTTGTGCTCTTGATGATCTCCTACTCAGTTATCCTGGTCACTGTGCGACGTCGTTCCTCAGCTGGCATGGCCAAGGCACGGGGCACCCTGACTGCCCATGTCACAGTGGTGATCCTCTTCTTTGGACCCTCCATTTTCATTTACTCCTGGCCTTCTGACAATTTCCCAGTAGATAAGGTGCTCTCAATATTCTATACTGTTTTCACCCCTCTCTTAAACCCCTTGATTTATGCATTAAGAAATAAGGAAGTAATATCAGCAATGCAAAAACTGAAGAGTCGACTGGTCAGTTCTTGA